The following nucleotide sequence is from Amia ocellicauda isolate fAmiCal2 chromosome 14, fAmiCal2.hap1, whole genome shotgun sequence.
tgatgagaattttgtcactgtccaaatatttatggacctaactgtagtttattgaaaaacaatgcatatttcaataccTAAGGCTTTGACGAACATTTTCAGTCAAGTGTCAAATCTGTTCACTATTACTGTGTGGGGTGtgaaagcaataataataatcataaaaataaattcagcttctttattttttgactttattgcaaactgtcCACTTAAATGCTGtttgataagtacattatacttaaaaaaataatttaacagaGGTTGTTCTGAAACGatagatataaaacacattGTGGTTCTTAAGCAAATCCATATTGTTTATCAACTAGAATTTTAAAGTAGTCCAAACTGGAGAAATTGGATCAGTCCTCTGAAGTTTAAGAAAAAGTGATTGGAAAGGAGATGaatattatgaaaaaaaaacagaaaacaacctCTGCGTTTTTCAATGCAGACAATAGGAATAATATATCTGTAAAAGGCTTCAGGTGCAGTGTATTGTTGATAGGAACATATTATAGGCTTTCTTTGTCATATgataaaattacaattttactacaagCTTCTTGCAAACTGTGttagaaataaaacaacagaTCAGAGAAAATTATATGATGCATTTCTAGTATGCTGTGTTACATTTGTGGGCACATTTGGGAAGATCAGTATAATAAATATGACAGCATGTTTATTAAGTGTTACTCAGCCCTGGGCTCACCTCTTTACTGTAACAGTAACAGTAATTCAAGTCATCAGAGCCAGTCTAGGCTGGCCTATGAATTCCCCAGCTCAGGTAGGCACTCCCTTTCTCGTAgaccttgactgtgacccaacATCTTGTACGCACTTTGCTTTTactatccaggatgtaagacctcatttattgtattcacttgtgtaaattagaatttgtaaaaatgtattatgctttgaattgctttgtattatgtaaatctgaatttgtattgttttatgccttgcacttaactgtatttttgcactttgtattgcgcttatgttttgtaagtcgccctggataagggcgtctgccaagaaataaataaattattattattaataataataataataataataataataataataataataataataataataataggctgtGGTGAGCCCATGTAAAAGGGTATGAAGGTATCTTATACTCTGTCTCCTACAATCTGTCTATTTGTTCTTTGTTAGGTGTTCTCTACATAGATGTTGAGTATCTTCTCCTTTAATGATctcttttattgcttttttgtCCTCAGGAATGGCTCCTCCCAGTAATATCATGTCTGAAGAGCATTTTGAGTGTGCTATATGTCTGGATATATTTACCAACCCTGTCTCCACTCCCTGTGGGCACAACTTCTGCCTGGCATGTATCAGAGGGTACTGGGATCACAAAGACATGTACAAATGCCCAGTGTGTGTCAAAGAGTTTAAAAGAAAACCTGAACTCGGTATTAACAGAGGCTTTGCAGAAATCACGGAGCAGTTCAAGAGGAGGAGGCTCATGTTCCCAGAAGAGCGCTCTGCTCTGCCTGGAGAAGTGCACTGTGATATCTGCACTGAGAGGAAGCTCAGGgctgtgaaatcctgcctgGTCTGTATGGCCTCTTACTGTCAGACTCACCTGGAGCCCCATCAGAGAGTGGGGACACTGAAGACACACAAGCTGATTGAGCCTGTGAGCAACCTTGAAGACAGGCTGTGCAAGAAGCACGACAGACCCCTGGATCTGTTCTGTAGAAGTGACAGgacttgtgtctgtgtgttgtgcacTGAGACAGACCACAGGACCCACAGCATTGTCCCCGCAGAGAGGGAATGGACAGAGAAGAAGGTGAGCTCCAGAATGATCTCtacagcaaattaactgaaatatTTAGTTATTAGTTTAACTACATTTGATGTTTATACtcaaattaataatgaatatataattGTGTGAATGCTTCTTTGAAAGCAGATACCATGTTGTCATAGCCTATCCTAtatcataatatatattatacatatattctaACCCAGTGTCAATATTTAAGGTCAGAATTAGAGGACATAATGGCATTCAGTTACATTTGTGTAAAGGCTAAAATAGGAATCTGCTGGATACAACATTTCTCCTTTGTTAAATAGTGTGCTATTAGTCTGGAGCCCAGTGTCAATTTGCCATCAGCAGTAACTGGAGTCTCTGTGTCCCCCTGTCTGTCCACAGGCTCAGCTGGGGAAGACTGAGGCAGAAGTGCAACAGAAGATCCAGGCCAGACTGAAGAAGGTGCAGGAGATCAAACAGGCGGTGGAGCTCAGCAGAGTGAGTCCTGTCAAATTCTGCTAAGTAGGCATTGTTCCCATACAGGAAGATTGGTGTGATAGCTGGTGATTTTAAGATGTTTTCTCTCTCCCAGTGATGTCACATGTCATTTCATTGAGCTTACCATTTTATTGCTTCTGGTCTCCTCAGCTTGGTGTCCAGAGAGAGGCTGAGGACAGTGAGCAGGTCTTCAGGGCTCTGGTGCGCTCCATTCAGAGAAGCCAGGCCGAGCTGCTGGAGCTGATTGAGGAGAAGCAGAAAGCGGCGGAGAGGCGGGCTGAAGGGCTCATTGAAGAGCTGGAACAGGAAATCTCTGAGCTGgtgaagacacacacagagctggAGCAGCTCTCACACACTGAGGACCACATCCACTTCCTACAAGTCAGCATGGTGATATCACTTTATTCACAGTGACATTTATTGACCCCTCCATGATGATGAGTGTCTCCTCTCTCCTGCTGCAGAGTCTCCCAGACCTGCGCCCCCCTCCACACACCAAGGACTGGTCTGATGTCACTGTGACCTCTGACGTCTGTGTGGGGGCTGTCAGGAGAGCTGTCTCTCAGCTGGAGGAGAGACTCAGAGAAGAAATTCAAAAACTCTATGGAATTGGTAAGTATCTTCTTTCAGGAATTGACCTTCAGTCATCACATTTATTTCTTCAACCACCATTTTCAGAAACAGAACGCTAGGGTCTGATGGGATAAAATGCTTTCATGGATGTGCTATGTTTGAATGTGATTCAGCTGTCCTTATATACATCTTCTATTGCTTGTttgtaaaataatcaaattgtaTTGTAACGTTTTTTATACCACTTATCGACTGGGCTGGcaggaaattaaatgtttaccACATTGTATCATAAACCACTATTAGGATGATGTATATTTAATAGTACTTCTACTCCCTAGAGTGCcaggaaaatgtatatttaagacAAATATTAAAGAATAATCAAATTCTCAATTAATAATGAAAGAACTAAAACCAGTGCTTTGATTCTGAATAGCAATGTGGTTATACATTATGAAATGTTCATACAGGAATAATGGTTCTTTCACCACAATGTATTTCTTTCCAGAGCTGAAGAGGATCCAGCAATATGCAGGTGTGTGATGTCTGTTCTGCTCTGTTCTTCTAGTCTCATATGTTTACATGAAAAAAATGTTGTTGTCTTCTTTCTACTGCTATGACCACAGGGGCCTTGCTCttccttttaaatatatgttgttATTTGTGAATATTTATTCTCCTCAATGTAGTTGTATATGTCTAACTTTACCATGTGATTTTTACACTGTTCTGACAACATCCATTGGAGTTAATCTGAGTTGTCGTACTGTTCAGTTTTCACTTTATTGCCACATTATTTGATTAGCTGGGTAAATAGCACATCAATCAGCCATGTGATTAATATAACTTTTTTAGTGATAAAGGGAGACTCTGCCCTTTCCTTCAagtttctctcctctctgattcacagtggatgTGACTCTGGATCCCAAAACAGCTCATCCCAAACTTATCCTGTCTgagaatgggaaagaagtgAGACTGGGAGACAAACGACAGGCTCTCCCTGACAATCCAGAGAGATTTGATTATTTAGTTATTGTCCTGGGAAAGGAGGGATTCAGTTCAGGGAGACATTACAtggaggtggaggtgggggaGAAGAATGGCTGGATTGTAGGAATTGTGAAAGAATCCATGAATAGGAAGGGGACACATTTTCTAAACTCTCAAAATGGTTACTGGGCCGTAAGAAGAGGGAATGCGTACCTGGCATCATCGTCTCCTGCTGCTGTTCTTTCCATGAGCCTTAAACCTCGGAAGGTGGGGGTGTTTGTGGATTATGAGGGGGGGCGGGTTTCCTTTTACAATGTTGAAGCCAAGTCTCTTATCTACACTTTCACTGACACCTTCACTGAGAAACTCCATCTTGCCTTGAGCCCTGGTCTCCATCATGCAAGTAAAACCACAGCTCCACTGATCATCTCTCCTGTGTCAGTTTCATCTTCATAAATCAGACTCAACATCAAATAAATGATGATTCCAAGGGCACTGCCATCACACTAAGATGTTGAATGTCAAAGCTGCATACTTTTTGTAATATAAGAGTCTGGAGCCCATTTGGGCCATTgagtatacaaaataataaaagtgcaCATTTCTCGAAATGGTTAAATTGGTTTCCAGTACACTGTGCACAAAACACAGGATTTTGGGAAACCATTAAAACATTGTGCAGCAGGGAAAAAATTACAGATATTTAGTGGATATTTGTACCCTATTGTTTAATATTTAGGGCTTCATTCTAAAGATTGGTGATATGTTGATACAGTTTATAATTCTTAGGATGATTCCTGATTATACCTTTTCAAAGGTAACTATTCAAAGTCAACAAAATACTGTAAGTATGAAACATTTCcatgtgaaatgtgaaaaaatatgttATGCTACATGGCCAaatattatttctatttttccTAATtgggattttgtgtgtgtttctgttgtaattaaactgctatgccctagaTATCCCTGCAGCCTCTTAAATGGTAATTTAATACTTTAATGTGTTAAAAGAAACACTGATACATTTATAGTAATAAATATAGCAATCTAAAAGCATTCCATTGAGTTAACTCAGGCATCAAAATACACCTGCTATTCTGTAAACCAGCTTCCAAataaccttattattattattattattattattattattattattattattattattattattattattattattattatcttcacagcattgattttataaattcaatattttaaataaattgttaaGGGAATCTGTGattttggggtgtttttttttttaactcttttGATGACAGATTATCTGTTCCTActagtaaattaaaacatttaaagtatGTATGTTCTAATTCTAAGAAGAACACTAAATAAATGTCTGTAGCTGCAGACACTTCATCAGCACGCCAATGTGTATTACGGAAGCCGAGGAGTGCAAAAGCGAATCAAACTCGTTAGCAGGACGTTGCAGCAACCGGAGAAGAAGGCGCTGCTGCTACAGGAGAGAGAGGCGCTAACTTGGAAAACACGTCGGCAACCAGAGGAGAGAAAGAGCTGCAAACACCTGAAACATGACAGCGGCATTGAAACAGCAGCGACATTTAGAAACGCGGGGCGGAAACAGGATTCTGTGGCGgcaaagattattattattattattatttgtaattattatttcttggcagacgcccttatccagggcgacttacaacataagtgcaaaaatacagtgaagtacaaggcatcaatcattacaaattcaacttagctaaaacagcaattcagaataatacattttacaaattccaatttacaatttgcacaagtacagtaagtgaggtcctgcatcctggacggtgaaagctcaGTGCTGTCAAGATTTTCCAAGAGCTCGCCTAGTTTCCCCTGCCTGCCATTGTGACACatggctctctgtgtttgtggacAATCTCTGCTGTGTTTAGGGTCACCGTGTCTCCAGGCTAATCGGAGGACGAAATTGAACTACATTCATGTGTTAAGTAACCATTtaactaaattaataataataaacacttatTTAAGAGTATTATTAAGCTAATAGCCCATTACCAGGATACAGCTCTGCTATTAAATACATCACTAACTAGGGCTACCATATGGCTCCAGATAATTGTATATAATTGAATGCTTTGAGACAGAACAGGATTTCCAAATTCCACCTAAACTGAACAGTATATTTACCTATAACTTGCATTGGCTAAACCTTTGCTGAGATTAATCCTGTGGCGGAATTGCTACAGAACACAGGGATGTTGCTTTGATCGTATTGACATACTGGCTAATTAAATATGACCAAAATAGAAAGTAAATAGCAACCGGCTGCATTTAATTGTTAGTATAATACAATGAATTGCTGTTGATGGTAATAGCACCATTATTCATTTCagttaaatggttaatttacaCTTTCATGTAGTTCAATTTCGTCCCAATCCGGTTCGGTCTCACGTCCTCCGATTAATGCTGGTCACACTACATGCTGGTCTGCAGTGAGAGACGGGCTGCTGCGTCGCTGCCTCCGATGCGATCGACTTCATTAAACATGTTTCATACTGACGATCGTGGAGAGAGACGAGCTGatgaagaagagagaacaaacatgacaggagaataagatttcCATTCgcctttattaaaatacttcaaataccagTGGTTGCTTCGGCGcagcttatttaaaaatactataattCAGGGGAaatcatattttcaaataccaattagtatctgtaattgagcCAAGTCTGCGCGAAATAGCGACCCCTGCCCTGCGCTGCTCACTCTGTGGGATGGATAGAGCTGAGACTGGTGCTCAGCTGCTCACCCACATAAAACAATCAGATATAATCAATATTGCATGATAGGGGCTTCATTTAAAAGGGGGCTTCACCAAATTACCCAGCACTCCTGTTGACACGTAAGAGGAATTAGTACCCAATATCAGTAATCATGTATGGCTTGCCTATAACACCACACACAGCATTAGCCCCCCTGGCAGACAACGATACATTCCACTACACCTATATGTCATGATGTAACT
It contains:
- the LOC136767805 gene encoding E3 ubiquitin-protein ligase TRIM39-like isoform X2, which encodes MAPPSNIMSEEHFECAICLDIFTNPVSTPCGHNFCLACIRGYWDHKDMYKCPVCVKEFKRKPELGINRGFAEITEQFKRRRLMFPEERSALPGEVHCDICTERKLRAVKSCLVCMASYCQTHLEPHQRVGTLKTHKLIEPVSNLEDRLCKKHDRPLDLFCRSDRTCVCVLCTETDHRTHSIVPAEREWTEKKAQLGKTEAEVQQKIQARLKKVQEIKQAVELSRLGVQREAEDSEQVFRALVRSIQRSQAELLELIEEKQKAAERRAEGLIEELEQEISELVKTHTELEQLSHTEDHIHFLQSLPDLRPPPHTKDWSDVTVTSDVCVGAVRRAVSQLEERLREEIQKLYGIELKRIQQYAVDVTLDPKTAHPKLILSENGKEVRLGDKRQALPDNPERFDYLVIVLGKEGFSSGRHYMEVEVGEKNGWIVGIVKESMNRKGTHFLNSQNGYWAVRRGNAYLASSSPAAVLSMSLKPRKVGVFVDYEGGRVSFYNVEAKSLIYTFTDTFTEKLHLALSPGLHHASKTTAPLIISPVSVSSS
- the LOC136767805 gene encoding E3 ubiquitin-protein ligase TRIM39-like isoform X1; amino-acid sequence: MAPPSNIMSEEHFECAICLDIFTNPVSTPCGHNFCLACIRGYWDHKDMYKCPVCVKEFKRKPELGINRGFAEITEQFKRRRLMFPEERSALPGEVHCDICTERKLRAVKSCLVCMASYCQTHLEPHQRVGTLKTHKLIEPVSNLEDRLCKKHDRPLDLFCRSDRTCVCVLCTETDHRTHSIVPAEREWTEKKAQLGKTEAEVQQKIQARLKKVQEIKQAVELSRLGVQREAEDSEQVFRALVRSIQRSQAELLELIEEKQKAAERRAEGLIEELEQEISELVKTHTELEQLSHTEDHIHFLQVSMSLPDLRPPPHTKDWSDVTVTSDVCVGAVRRAVSQLEERLREEIQKLYGIELKRIQQYAVDVTLDPKTAHPKLILSENGKEVRLGDKRQALPDNPERFDYLVIVLGKEGFSSGRHYMEVEVGEKNGWIVGIVKESMNRKGTHFLNSQNGYWAVRRGNAYLASSSPAAVLSMSLKPRKVGVFVDYEGGRVSFYNVEAKSLIYTFTDTFTEKLHLALSPGLHHASKTTAPLIISPVSVSSS